One window from the genome of Halobellus ruber encodes:
- the glnA gene encoding type I glutamate--ammonia ligase — MTDENTPGTPVTDGGLSAEAQDVIDEIDEKGVEFLRLQFTDILGTVKNVAVPATQAEKAFTDGIYFDGSSIEGFVRIQESDMRLKPDPETFAVLPWRDGTSARLICDVINTSTGEPFEGDPRRVLKNVLDRAEEMGYEVNVAPEPEFFLFEEDEEGRATTKTSDAGGYFDLAPKDLASDVRRDIIYGLEDMGFEIEASHHEVAQGQHEINFEYDDALTTADNVATFRTVVRAIAAQHDLHATFMPKPIPRINGSGMHTHISLFEGGENAFHDESDQFDLSDTAHSFLAGILDHAPAITAVTDPTVNSYKRLVPGYEAPVYVAWSDRNRSALIRKPAARVPAASRIEARFPDPSCNPYLAFAALISAGLDGIERDLDAPDPIRENIYEFDEQKRQEYGIDTLPANLGEAVDALEDNEVIADALGDHVYDKFVEAKSQEYDEFRVDVSQWELDRYLETY; from the coding sequence ATGACGGACGAAAATACACCCGGGACCCCCGTCACCGACGGCGGTCTCTCAGCCGAAGCACAGGACGTCATCGACGAGATCGACGAGAAGGGCGTCGAGTTCCTCCGCCTCCAGTTCACCGACATCCTCGGAACCGTCAAGAACGTCGCCGTACCCGCGACGCAGGCCGAGAAAGCCTTCACCGACGGCATCTACTTCGACGGATCGAGCATCGAGGGGTTCGTACGGATCCAGGAGTCGGATATGCGTCTCAAGCCCGACCCCGAGACGTTCGCCGTCCTGCCGTGGCGGGACGGCACCTCCGCGCGGCTCATCTGCGACGTCATCAACACGTCGACGGGCGAGCCCTTCGAGGGTGACCCGCGCCGCGTCCTGAAGAACGTTCTCGACCGCGCCGAGGAGATGGGCTACGAGGTCAACGTCGCCCCCGAACCCGAGTTCTTCCTGTTCGAGGAGGACGAGGAGGGACGGGCGACGACGAAGACAAGCGACGCCGGCGGCTACTTCGACCTGGCGCCGAAGGACCTCGCGAGCGACGTCCGCCGGGACATCATCTACGGCCTGGAGGACATGGGCTTCGAGATCGAGGCCAGCCACCACGAGGTAGCCCAGGGCCAACACGAGATCAACTTCGAGTACGACGACGCGCTGACGACAGCCGACAACGTCGCCACTTTCCGGACGGTCGTCCGCGCCATCGCGGCCCAGCACGACCTCCACGCGACCTTTATGCCCAAGCCGATCCCGCGGATCAACGGCTCGGGGATGCACACCCACATCTCGCTGTTCGAGGGCGGCGAGAACGCGTTCCACGACGAGAGCGACCAGTTCGACCTCAGCGACACGGCCCACTCGTTCCTCGCGGGCATCCTCGATCACGCGCCCGCGATCACGGCCGTCACCGACCCGACCGTCAACAGCTACAAGCGGCTGGTGCCCGGGTACGAGGCGCCGGTCTACGTCGCGTGGTCCGACCGCAACCGCTCGGCGCTGATCCGGAAGCCGGCGGCCCGCGTCCCCGCCGCGAGCCGGATCGAGGCTCGCTTCCCCGACCCGTCGTGTAACCCCTATCTCGCCTTCGCCGCCCTGATCTCCGCGGGGCTCGACGGGATCGAACGCGACCTCGACGCCCCGGACCCGATCCGGGAGAACATCTACGAGTTCGACGAACAGAAGCGCCAGGAGTACGGCATCGACACGCTGCCGGCGAACCTGGGCGAGGCCGTCGACGCCCTGGAGGACAACGAGGTCATCGCCGACGCGCTCGGCGACCACGTCTACGACAAGTTCGTCGAGGCCAAATCGCAGGAGTACGACGAGTTCCGCGTCGACGTCTCCCAGTGGGAACTCGACCGGTACCTCGAGACGTACTGA
- the lrp gene encoding HTH-type transcriptional regulator Lrp: MTYENLDAKLINALLGDGRASLRSLAEDLDVSVTTVSNHLRDLEDEGVIEGYTPRVNYDALGYDVTAIIQLKVEGSALPDITERLRDQKQMTTVYEVTGDYDVIAIGKFRDTDGMNAQIKKLLTDADIRESNTSVVLNSVVENAQFDLDVVEE; this comes from the coding sequence ATGACGTACGAAAACCTCGACGCAAAACTGATCAACGCACTACTGGGCGACGGTCGCGCGAGCCTCCGCAGCCTCGCGGAGGATCTTGACGTCTCGGTCACAACCGTCTCGAACCACCTGCGGGACCTCGAAGACGAGGGCGTGATCGAGGGGTACACCCCGCGTGTGAACTACGACGCGCTCGGGTACGACGTCACCGCGATCATCCAACTCAAGGTCGAGGGCAGCGCCCTGCCCGACATCACCGAACGGCTCCGCGATCAAAAGCAGATGACGACGGTCTACGAGGTCACCGGCGACTACGACGTCATCGCGATCGGGAAGTTCCGGGACACCGACGGGATGAACGCCCAGATCAAGAAGCTGCTGACCGACGCCGACATCCGGGAGTCGAACACCAGCGTCGTGCTCAACTCGGTCGTCGAAAACGCCCAATTCGACCTCGACGTCGTCGAGGAGTAA